ATGTTCAGATTGTAACAACCGGACTGGCCTCCGGACGATATGAACCAATTACCGTTCAAAAGGGTATTCCAGTTAAATGGATTATTCAGGCAGAAGCAAGGGATGTCAATGGCTGTAATAACGCAATTATTGTACCAAAATATAATCTTCAGGTTGGACTAAAAGAGGGGGATAATCTGATTGAATTTACTCCGGAGGAATCCGGTATTGTTCCTTTTAGTTGTTGGATGGGAATGATTCGGAGCAAGATTACCATAGTAGATGATCTGAATGAAGTAAACGAAAGAAATCAAAACAAGTAATAAGCTCTATATTTATCAGTCACATTTTGACATATAACTTATAATCATGTACGATAGTAGAAGGAGAATGAAGGATGAGTAAAAGGAATAACAGATATACCATTAATGCTAAGAAAATCACATTTATTGCACTAGCAGTTACAGCAGTTATTATTGCAGCATTTATGATAAAACCGGATGAGACAAAGAGTTCCTCCAGCAGTCAGTCGAAGGGGATTACGGAAGTAAAAGATAATGATATTATAATATCAGTTAAGGATGTAACAGAAACAGCCACATTTTATCCGGCAGAAATAAACGGAACAAAGCTGGAGGTTATTGCTGTGAAGGCATCGGACGGTTCA
The nucleotide sequence above comes from Variimorphobacter saccharofermentans. Encoded proteins:
- a CDS encoding DUF2318 domain-containing protein, with amino-acid sequence MSKRNNRYTINAKKITFIALAVTAVIIAAFMIKPDETKSSSSSQSKGITEVKDNDIIISVKDVTETATFYPAEINGTKLEVIAVKASDGSIRTAFNTCQVCFNSGRGYYKQEGESLICQNCGNRFRMDDIEVTRGGCNPVPITDEYKSVNEDTITISKDFLMEASVIFERWK